One genomic region from Mytilus trossulus isolate FHL-02 chromosome 9, PNRI_Mtr1.1.1.hap1, whole genome shotgun sequence encodes:
- the LOC134684708 gene encoding acetylcholine receptor subunit epsilon-like produces MAFISIIFYFVFLSFIDNIALSSENVNHELLLRSILFNESTYSSQVIPRRNLTETVQINLKWTFVRLEGLSEKDAKLTQSILADLTWKDEYLVWDPSEYGGKSYITASGQEVWTPDFRIFNKLESSFLSDGMQAERVLVKFDGTIMAQPSGDLSTICNANIELFPADCQKCSIVLGTTAVNLRQMLVWDQDESISGYKEREDDHAFWKILKVEKKPVFSSTIIFYIHMQRLPSHYIYNIVFPACALSILAVLAFFIPIDAGERISFGITIFLSFMVLMLQVSSVLPENSKSISAIGKYFLQLMCSSLVAVFSSVVLSYYDRKPEIETCKCRRNSVHPIMEDSISKDDHVIAFNDNHIECNDDKNRIFVISRNTVTWWKIIGYKKFINYLRPVKLFDLVTLLACLIASIHAHIELYNIMTDTKCSSGT; encoded by the exons ATGgcatttatttctattatattttactttgtgTTCTTATCATTCATTGATAATATTGCATTAT CTTCCGAAAACGTAAATCACGAATTGCTTCTGCGGAGTATTCTGTTTAATGAGTCAACATATAGTTCTCAAGTAATTCCACGACGAAACCTTACAGAAACTGTTCAGATAAACTTGAAGTGGACCTTTGTAAGACTAGAAGGACtg TCAGAAAAAGACGCAAAACTTACACAGTCCATACTAGCTGATTTG ACATGGAAAGACGAGTATTTAGTCTGGGATCCATCTGAATACGGAGGAAAATCGTATATCACTGCCTCAGGACAAGAGGTGTGGACACCTGATTTCAGAATATTTAATAA ACTTGAATCAAGTTTTTTGTCTGATGGAATGCAAGCTGAAAGAGTACTTGTTAAGTTCGATGGAACAATTATGGCACAGCCCTCTGGAGACCTAAGTACAATATGTAATGCAAACATCGAATTATTTCCAGCAGATTGCCAGAAATGTAGTATAGTCCTTGGAACGACCGCTGTCAATCTGCGACAGATGCTTGTTTGGGATCAAGATGAATCAATAAGCGGATATAAAGAACGTGAAGATGATCATGCgttttggaaaattttgaaagtagaaaaaaaacctgtgtTTTCGTCAActattatcttttatattcatatgcAACGGTTGCCTTCCCATTATATCTACAACATAGTTTTTCCTGCCTGTGCCTTATCCATACTTGCCGTCTTAGCGTTCTTTATTCCAATAGATGCAGGTGAACGTATTAGCTTTGGAATAACGATATTCCTATCATTTATGGTTTTGATGCTTCAAGTAAGCAGTGTTTTACCAGAAAACTCCAAAAGTATTTCAGCTATTG GAAAATACTTTTTACAGTTAATGTGCAGCAGTCTTGTAGCAGTATTTAGTTCTGTTGTTCTAAGTTATTACGACAGAAAACCGGAAATAGAAACATGCAAATGTCGCAGGAATTCTGTTCATCCCATAATGGAAGATAGTATTAGTAAAGATGACCATGTTATTGCCTTCAACGACAATCACATAGAATGTAACGACGACAAAAATAGGATATTTGTGATTTCGAGGAACACTGTTACATGGTGGAAGATTATAGGatataaaaagtttataaattatcTAAGACCTGTAAAGTTATTTGATTTAGTGACTTTGCTTGCCTGTTTAATAGCTAGTATTCATGCACATATTGAATTGTATAACATAATGACTGATACAAAATGTTCTAGTGGGACATAA
- the LOC134683966 gene encoding uncharacterized protein LOC134683966: MKLTERMATFLDEKDELLSPQEIEEEKKWETEFQKRRKELEKEKLKLEERKRQSCSRLEELNNRWRNIEQRRTSRSNIRRTATTLSSDETTAPTLPERGSTVL; this comes from the exons ATGAAGCTGACCGAAAGAATGGCGACTTTTCTAGATGAAAAAGACGAATTACTAAGTCCTCAggaaattgaagaagaaaagaaatggGAAACGGAATTTCAAAAACGACGaaaagaattagaaaaagaaaaacttaaacTAGAAGAGAGAAA ACGACAATCTTGTTCTCGCCTTGAGGAATTGAATAATAGATGGCGAAATATAGAACAAAGAAGAACCTCACGGAGTAATATTCGACGAACAGCGACAACTCTATCATCTGATGAAACCACAGCTCCTACACTTCCGGAAAGGGGTAGTACCGTTCTTTAA